A portion of the Mesobacillus sp. AQ2 genome contains these proteins:
- the hutU gene encoding urocanate hydratase: MTIKAKRNIKAKKGLELECKGWEQEAALRMLYNNLDPEVAEKPQDLVVYGGIGKAARNWEAFDAIVETLRRLENDETMLVQSGKPVAVFKTHQAAPRVLISNSVLVPKWANWDHFHELDKKGLMMYGQMTAGSWIYIGSQGILQGTYETFAEVARQHFGGTLKHTITLTAGLGGMGGAQPLAVTMNGGVCIAVEIDPQRIQKRLDTRYCDRMTHSIDEAIQWAKEAKHKGTALSIGLVGNAAEVHLELLSRNFQVEIVTDQTSAHDPLNGYIPVGVNLEEAAQLRENNPEEYVKQSSFSMAKHVASMLEFQRRGAVTFDYGNNIRQVAKDHGEEQAFDFPGFVPAYIRPLFCEGKGPFRWAALSGDPADIHRTDELIKELFPENEALQRWIDMAQEKVEFQGLPSRICWLGYGERVKMGLAINELVRNGELKAPIVIGRDHLDSGSVASPNRETEAMKDGSDAVGDWAILNALINVAAGGSWISVHHGGGVGMGYSLHAGMVAVADGTDLAEERLRRVLTTDPGMGVARHADAGYEKAIETAKEKGVDIPMLP; the protein is encoded by the coding sequence ATGACAATAAAAGCGAAACGCAATATTAAAGCGAAAAAGGGCCTGGAACTCGAATGTAAAGGCTGGGAACAGGAAGCGGCATTAAGAATGCTTTATAACAATCTAGACCCCGAGGTCGCAGAAAAACCGCAAGACCTAGTCGTTTATGGAGGAATTGGCAAAGCCGCGCGTAACTGGGAGGCGTTCGATGCAATTGTTGAAACGCTAAGAAGGCTCGAAAATGATGAAACAATGCTTGTCCAATCTGGTAAACCTGTTGCGGTATTCAAAACACACCAAGCAGCTCCCCGCGTCTTGATTTCGAATTCAGTATTGGTCCCTAAATGGGCAAATTGGGATCATTTCCATGAACTTGATAAAAAAGGTTTGATGATGTATGGGCAGATGACTGCGGGAAGCTGGATTTATATTGGTTCACAAGGGATTCTGCAGGGCACATATGAAACCTTCGCCGAGGTTGCGAGACAGCATTTTGGCGGTACGCTAAAACATACAATTACACTGACCGCGGGTCTCGGAGGCATGGGAGGAGCCCAGCCGCTGGCCGTCACGATGAACGGAGGTGTTTGCATTGCGGTGGAAATCGACCCGCAGCGTATCCAAAAACGTCTGGATACGCGTTATTGCGACAGGATGACCCATTCAATCGATGAAGCGATTCAATGGGCAAAGGAAGCGAAGCATAAGGGTACAGCACTTTCGATTGGTCTTGTAGGCAATGCAGCAGAAGTCCATCTTGAACTTTTGTCAAGAAACTTTCAAGTCGAAATCGTAACGGACCAGACTTCGGCTCACGATCCATTGAATGGCTATATACCTGTCGGGGTGAATCTGGAGGAGGCAGCACAACTGCGGGAAAATAACCCGGAGGAATATGTTAAGCAATCATCATTCTCAATGGCTAAGCATGTTGCATCCATGCTTGAGTTCCAGCGCCGAGGAGCGGTTACTTTCGATTACGGAAACAATATTCGCCAGGTGGCCAAGGACCATGGAGAAGAGCAAGCTTTTGACTTTCCTGGATTTGTCCCTGCTTATATCCGTCCGCTGTTCTGTGAAGGAAAAGGCCCTTTTCGCTGGGCAGCTTTGTCAGGTGACCCTGCTGACATCCATCGCACAGATGAACTAATCAAAGAACTTTTCCCTGAAAATGAAGCCCTCCAGCGCTGGATTGACATGGCTCAGGAAAAGGTTGAATTCCAGGGTCTGCCATCGCGGATTTGCTGGCTTGGCTATGGTGAGCGAGTGAAAATGGGATTGGCAATCAATGAGCTGGTACGAAATGGTGAATTGAAAGCTCCGATTGTAATCGGCAGAGACCATTTGGACAGCGGGTCCGTTGCTTCGCCAAACCGGGAAACTGAAGCGATGAAAGATGGCAGCGATGCAGTCGGCGATTGGGCAATCCTTAATGCACTAATCAATGTCGCTGCCGGCGGCTCGTGGATTTCTGTCCACCATGGAGGGGGAGTAGGGATGGGCTATTCTCTTCACGCAGGTATGGTTGCAGTTGCTGATGGAACGGACCTGGCGGAGGAAAGACTGAGAAGAGTCCTGACCACGGACCCTGGAATGGGCGTTGCCCGCCATGCAGATGCAGGTTACGAAAAAGCGATTGAAACAGCGAAAGAAAAAGGCGTAGATATTCCAATGCTTCCGTAA
- the hutP gene encoding hut operon transcriptional regulator HutP — translation MSKIAIGKTAVLLASFTEEEMVFFQDRLSDVSYCLGKVGSMNLQKVISAVETAAKRHGLIHPHLYRETHALYHAIMEGMEGVTRGHLSIGEMSRTVGLRFAVVRGTPFEDRAEGEWIAVAFYGTIGAPVKGSEHETVGLGINHI, via the coding sequence ATGAGTAAAATTGCGATTGGGAAAACAGCGGTCCTGCTGGCATCTTTCACAGAAGAAGAGATGGTGTTTTTTCAGGATAGGTTGAGTGATGTAAGCTATTGTCTTGGCAAGGTAGGATCAATGAATTTACAAAAGGTAATTTCCGCAGTGGAAACAGCTGCCAAACGCCATGGACTCATTCATCCTCATTTATACCGTGAAACACATGCTCTGTACCATGCAATAATGGAAGGGATGGAAGGTGTTACACGCGGCCATCTATCTATTGGTGAAATGAGCAGGACAGTCGGTCTGAGATTTGCTGTCGTAAGGGGAACACCCTTCGAGGATCGTGCAGAAGGTGAATGGATTGCTGTTGCGTTCTATGGAACGATTGGCGCTCCAGTAAAAGGTTCTGAACACGAAACGGTTGGGTTGGGAATCAATCATATATGA
- the hutH gene encoding histidine ammonia-lyase, producing MVVLTGESLTLEQIRQVCYQDEIVAISPESMEKVEKSREAVEKIVAEKRTIYGINTGFGKFSDVIIDERDVNSLQLNLIRSHACGVGDPFPEVVSRAMILLRLNALIKGYSGIRPVIVERLKELLNLQIHPVVPQQGSLGASGDLAPLSHLALVLLGEGKVYYQGKVCSTSEAYEKEGLEAIELKAKEGLALINGTQAMTAMGVVNWLEANDLAYQSEWIASLTMEGLEGVIDAFHPAVHSARGYQQQMDVAERMRDLLAGSKLTTHQGEKRVQDAYSLRCIPQVHGASWQALDYVKEKLEIEMNAATDNPLIFDSGETVISGGNFHGQPIAIAMDFMKIAVAEFASISERRIERLVNPQLNDLPPFLSPQPGLQSGAMIMQYSAASLVSENKTLAHPASVDSIPSSANQEDHVSMGTIAARHAYSIIQNVRRVLAIECICALQAVQYRGIEKMAPKTRSFYEDARKIVPSITEDRVFSEDIERLAEWLKKNNWQWTAIKKHGSLV from the coding sequence ATGGTTGTATTAACGGGTGAATCATTAACCTTGGAACAAATCAGGCAGGTTTGTTATCAGGATGAAATCGTAGCGATCAGTCCGGAAAGTATGGAAAAGGTTGAAAAAAGCAGGGAAGCAGTAGAAAAAATCGTAGCGGAAAAGCGTACGATTTACGGAATAAACACAGGTTTTGGCAAATTCAGTGATGTCATCATCGATGAACGGGATGTTAACTCACTGCAATTGAATTTGATTCGTTCGCATGCCTGCGGCGTGGGGGATCCTTTTCCGGAAGTGGTTTCACGGGCAATGATTTTGCTGCGGCTTAACGCCTTAATCAAAGGATATTCCGGGATCAGGCCAGTGATTGTAGAACGATTAAAGGAATTGCTTAACCTGCAGATCCATCCAGTTGTGCCGCAGCAAGGTTCGCTTGGTGCTTCCGGAGATTTAGCTCCGCTTTCACATTTGGCACTTGTTCTGCTCGGAGAAGGGAAAGTTTATTATCAGGGCAAGGTATGCTCCACTTCCGAAGCATATGAAAAAGAAGGACTCGAAGCGATCGAGTTAAAAGCTAAAGAGGGTCTTGCACTAATTAATGGTACACAGGCAATGACGGCGATGGGGGTTGTCAATTGGCTGGAGGCAAACGATCTGGCATATCAGTCAGAGTGGATTGCTTCCCTTACTATGGAAGGACTGGAGGGCGTCATTGATGCATTCCATCCTGCTGTCCATTCGGCGAGAGGTTACCAGCAGCAAATGGACGTAGCTGAACGTATGAGAGACCTGCTTGCAGGGAGCAAGCTGACGACACACCAGGGAGAAAAACGGGTGCAGGACGCATATTCGCTAAGATGCATACCACAGGTGCATGGTGCTTCCTGGCAGGCACTTGATTATGTGAAAGAAAAGCTTGAAATCGAAATGAATGCTGCTACGGATAATCCTCTTATTTTTGACAGTGGTGAGACGGTAATATCGGGAGGCAACTTCCATGGCCAGCCGATTGCCATTGCGATGGACTTCATGAAAATTGCTGTCGCAGAATTTGCGAGTATTTCTGAAAGACGTATTGAGCGGCTGGTCAATCCTCAATTAAATGACCTTCCTCCATTTTTGAGTCCACAGCCTGGACTTCAGTCTGGTGCGATGATCATGCAATACAGCGCGGCCTCTCTTGTTTCCGAAAATAAGACGCTCGCACATCCGGCAAGTGTAGATTCTATTCCATCCTCAGCCAACCAGGAGGACCATGTGAGCATGGGGACCATTGCAGCCCGCCATGCCTACAGCATTATTCAGAATGTCAGGCGTGTGCTGGCCATAGAATGTATTTGTGCACTCCAGGCAGTCCAATACCGGGGAATCGAAAAAATGGCGCCAAAAACAAGAAGCTTTTACGAGGATGCCAGAAAGATTGTTCCTTCAATCACAGAAGATCGCGTTTTCTCTGAGGATATTGAGAGACTGGCAGAGTGGCTAAAAAAAAATAACTGGCAGTGGACAGCTATAAAAAAGCATGGGAGCTTAGTTTGA
- a CDS encoding branched-chain amino acid aminotransferase, giving the protein MLKNQVENYLTTQDGPVELHNVVKEYAERQGLLEGTEAKVLDSGTLFDRAYIERGDKETEEFLGEESFDFLEKPISYFKDRKNEFMYMESKWFDLIGVDAVSFENDDVFGTYDVMLGLKLQKKMGPAIKNYLEQSLHDAGYDLMFDGNEGLWSLNFALNGLEGYKESLSIKDAFILIYDFLFKLAESIEDK; this is encoded by the coding sequence ATGCTGAAAAACCAGGTGGAGAATTATCTCACAACACAAGATGGGCCTGTCGAATTACATAATGTCGTAAAAGAATATGCGGAACGCCAAGGACTTCTCGAGGGAACAGAGGCAAAAGTTTTAGATTCGGGTACCCTTTTTGATCGTGCATATATTGAAAGAGGGGACAAAGAAACGGAGGAATTCCTTGGTGAGGAATCATTCGACTTCCTCGAGAAGCCAATCTCCTATTTTAAAGACCGGAAAAATGAATTCATGTACATGGAATCGAAATGGTTTGATTTGATCGGTGTCGATGCAGTAAGTTTTGAAAATGATGATGTATTTGGGACCTACGATGTCATGCTTGGCCTTAAACTGCAAAAAAAGATGGGGCCGGCCATCAAAAACTATCTTGAGCAGAGCCTTCATGATGCAGGATACGATTTAATGTTCGACGGCAATGAAGGATTATGGAGCCTCAATTTCGCATTGAATGGCCTGGAAGGATACAAGGAGAGCCTATCTATAAAAGATGCTTTTATTCTAATTTATGATTTTCTTTTCAAATTGGCGGAATCTATAGAAGATAAGTAA
- a CDS encoding CotY/CotZ family spore coat protein has product MNYYYKDDHRPDDHDLWHSKDKNKQRKHDQHKQWDNWDDHKDLKKRKDKDKHKDWDHNHHYESDDWDDHRDSKKCKDKDKHKDWDHDFHYESDDWDDRKDRKKCKDKDKHKDWDHDFHYESDDWDDRKDRKKCKDKDKHKDWDHDHHNESDDWFDHKDRKKWRGKDKHKDWDDDFHDCGCEKDHHHEKHSHNCVCKKVRDINEAQHKVSKRKNGCDVSCERSIQELLQQGKHPNFDTIPFKLLCGCSKGNCETFVGTGVVKIDGCFYDIKSTFFRVVDFVKGSSCCAILELLCPERCEGKHHGIEGFIRTGACFEVDLKDFVGITCFPPVKAKKMDPHKLLCSGRG; this is encoded by the coding sequence ATGAATTATTATTACAAGGATGACCATCGGCCAGACGACCATGACCTCTGGCATTCCAAAGACAAAAATAAACAACGGAAACATGATCAGCATAAACAATGGGATAACTGGGATGACCACAAGGACCTCAAAAAACGCAAGGATAAGGATAAACACAAGGACTGGGACCATAATCACCATTACGAATCGGATGACTGGGACGACCATAGGGATTCCAAAAAATGCAAGGATAAGGATAAACACAAGGACTGGGACCATGATTTCCATTATGAATCGGATGACTGGGATGACCGCAAGGACCGTAAAAAATGCAAGGATAAGGATAAACACAAGGACTGGGACCATGATTTCCATTATGAATCGGATGACTGGGATGACCGCAAGGACCGTAAAAAATGCAAGGATAAGGATAAACACAAGGACTGGGACCATGACCACCATAACGAATCGGATGACTGGTTTGACCACAAGGATCGTAAAAAATGGAGGGGAAAAGATAAACACAAGGACTGGGACGATGATTTCCATGATTGCGGCTGTGAAAAAGACCATCACCATGAAAAACATTCCCATAATTGCGTTTGCAAAAAGGTAAGGGATATAAATGAAGCTCAGCATAAGGTATCAAAAAGGAAAAACGGCTGTGATGTCAGCTGCGAGCGTTCGATTCAGGAACTGCTGCAGCAAGGCAAGCATCCAAACTTTGATACCATTCCCTTTAAATTATTATGCGGTTGCAGCAAAGGTAACTGTGAGACATTTGTAGGTACCGGAGTAGTGAAGATCGATGGCTGTTTTTATGATATAAAATCTACCTTTTTCCGCGTTGTTGATTTTGTAAAAGGATCTAGCTGCTGCGCGATTCTCGAACTGCTTTGTCCTGAGAGATGTGAAGGAAAGCATCATGGCATTGAAGGCTTTATCAGAACAGGAGCTTGCTTTGAAGTCGATTTAAAAGATTTCGTAGGCATTACCTGCTTTCCCCCAGTCAAAGCCAAAAAAATGGACCCACATAAGCTCTTATGCTCTGGACGCGGGTGA
- a CDS encoding CsxC family protein produces the protein MRKNTGCNTSHGCPPQTSCDKAKTLRVDCDSVSNPPTGVDLTYPVADIDVSLAVVDLQVDVESDIHLPTPAREIKNMKRNVSLTQCKAIISSMNSGTVKLYVSGIVHKNIQYIDQCSGFMRDHSVDVPFTCIQAVEVFNQPTEEILSNKNSISERRFIDKKGLGADRCTSGAFTEEYFNEPIKCKLLYSFVNDIDLFKDFDNWGRFSRITEKMEVGLKIKLLQKQQVNLDYCNAPEPEYDESSS, from the coding sequence ATGAGAAAAAATACAGGCTGCAACACTTCCCATGGCTGCCCGCCACAGACTTCATGCGATAAGGCAAAAACGCTTCGTGTTGATTGCGACAGTGTATCTAATCCACCTACTGGGGTAGACCTCACATACCCGGTTGCTGATATCGATGTTTCTCTTGCGGTAGTAGATCTTCAGGTAGATGTTGAAAGTGATATTCATCTCCCAACACCAGCCCGAGAAATCAAGAACATGAAAAGGAATGTTTCCTTAACCCAGTGTAAGGCAATCATTTCTTCAATGAATAGCGGAACTGTCAAACTCTATGTCTCCGGTATTGTTCACAAAAATATCCAGTATATAGATCAATGCAGCGGATTTATGCGGGACCATAGTGTCGATGTGCCGTTTACATGTATTCAGGCAGTTGAAGTCTTCAATCAGCCTACTGAAGAAATTTTGAGCAATAAGAATTCTATTAGTGAAAGAAGGTTCATCGACAAAAAAGGTCTTGGTGCCGATCGTTGCACTTCGGGTGCCTTTACGGAAGAATATTTCAATGAGCCAATTAAATGCAAACTGCTCTATTCTTTCGTCAATGACATTGATCTTTTCAAGGACTTTGACAACTGGGGAAGATTCAGCCGCATCACCGAAAAGATGGAAGTCGGTTTAAAGATTAAATTACTGCAAAAGCAGCAGGTTAACCTGGATTATTGCAATGCTCCAGAACCAGAATATGACGAATCTTCTTCCTAA